A DNA window from Macadamia integrifolia cultivar HAES 741 chromosome 4, SCU_Mint_v3, whole genome shotgun sequence contains the following coding sequences:
- the LOC122076535 gene encoding chaperone protein DnaJ-like isoform X2 has translation MALALSFSATPGSVSFCTEHRQPFHHGSSFLDSNKSLKNGHLSLSLSSRQFNKKKLSSKHLSTVITAAADYYSTLGVPKSASVKEIKSAYRKLARQYHPDVNKQPGATEKFKEISTAYEVLSDDKKRAMYDQYGEAGIKNSVGGSAGAYATNPFDLFETFFGASMGNFPGMDQTGFRTRGRSTVIKGEDIRYDMTLDFSEAIFGTEKEFELSHLEVCGVCAGTGAKVGSKMRICSTCGGRGQVIRTEQTPFGLFSQVSVCSNCGGNGEVVSEYCRKCAGEGRVRIKKDIKVKVPPGVSKGSILRVSGEGDAGPKGGPPGDLYVYLEVEEIPEIQRDGINLYSAISVSYIDAILGSVIKVKTVDGVTELQIPPGTQPEDVVVLAKKGAPKLNKPSIRGDHLFTIKVTVPSRISARERELLEELAFLNGTGSRRAARSSESQMGTETEKTEESGALNDFWQKLKDFSGSVANGVLKWLKDNF, from the exons ATGGCGCTGGCTCTCTCATTCTCCGCTACCCCTGGTTCTGTGAGTTTCTGCACTGAGCATCGGCAACCGTTCCACCATGGTTCTTCTTTCCTGGACAGTAACAAGAGTCTCAAGAACGGCCATCTATCCCTTTCTCTGTCCTCTCGACAATTCAATAAGAAGAAGCTCTCGAGTAAGCACTTGTCTACTGTAATTACTGCCGCTGCAGACTATTACTCCACTCTAGGGGTTCCTAAGTCTGCAAGCGTCAAAGAAATCAAGTCTGCTTACAGAAAGTTGGCACGCCAG TACCATCCTGATGTCAACAAGCAACCTGGAGCAACTGAAAAATTCAAGGAGATTAGCACTGCGTATGAG GTGCTATCAGATGACAAAAAGAGGGCTATGTATGATCAATATGGTGAAGCTGGAATTAAGAATTCTGTAGGGGGATCGGCTGGAGCTTATGCG ACTAATCCTTTTGACCTATTCGAGACTTTCTTTGGAGCAAGTATGGGGAACTTTCCTGGTATGGACCAGACTGGATTTAGAACGCGTGGTCGCTCTACTGTTATTAAAGGTGAAGATATACG TTATGACAtgactttggatttttctgaGGCAATCTTTGGAACTGAAAAAGAGTTCGAGCTTTCTCATCTGGAAGTATGTGGAGTTTGTGCTGGTACTGGAGCAAAGGTAGGGTCCAAGATGAGAATATGTTCAACATGTGGTGGCCGAGGTCAAGTTATCCGGACTGAACAAACACCTTTTGGTTTATTTTCCCAG GTCTCTGTCTGTTCAAATTGTGGTGGAAATGGTGAAGTAGTTTCTGAATATTGTCGGAAATGTGCTGGTGAAGGACGTGTTCGTATTAAGAAAGATATCAAAGTTAAAGTCCCTCCTGGAGTCAGCAAAGGCAGCATCCTCCGAGTTTCTGGGGAAGGCGATGCCGGACCTAAAGG GGGGCCGCCAGGAGATCTTTATGTATATCTGGAGGTTGAGGAGATCCCGGAGATCCAAAGAGATGGCATCAATCTCTATTCAGCAATTTCTGTTAGCTATATAGATGCCATCTTGGGAAGTGTTATTAAG GTGAAGACGGTTGATGGGGTTACTGAACTACAGATTCCCCCTGGTACTCAACCTGAGGATGTGGTTGtgttagccaaaaaaggtgcTCCAAAGCTAAACAAGCCATCAATACGTGGTGACCATTTATTCACTATTAAAGTCACTGTACCTAGTCGTATCAG TGCAAGGGAGCGTGAATTGCTTGAAGAGCTTGCTTTTCTAAATGGCACGGGTAGCCGTCGAGCAG CTAGAAGCTCTGAAAGTCAGATGGGTACAGAAACAGAGAAAACTGAAGAATCTGGAGCTCTGAATGACTTCTGGCAAAAACTAAAAGATTTTTCTGG GTCTGTTGCGAACGGAGTTCTGAAATGGCTGAAAGATAACTTCTAA
- the LOC122076535 gene encoding chaperone protein DnaJ-like isoform X1, with translation MALALSFSATPGSVSFCTEHRQPFHHGSSFLDSNKSLKNGHLSLSLSSRQFNKKKLSSKHLSTVITAAADYYSTLGVPKSASVKEIKSAYRKLARQYHPDVNKQPGATEKFKEISTAYEVLSDDKKRAMYDQYGEAGIKNSVGGSAGAYATNPFDLFETFFGASMGNFPGMDQTGFRTRGRSTVIKGEDIRYDMTLDFSEAIFGTEKEFELSHLEVCGVCAGTGAKVGSKMRICSTCGGRGQVIRTEQTPFGLFSQVSVCSNCGGNGEVVSEYCRKCAGEGRVRIKKDIKVKVPPGVSKGSILRVSGEGDAGPKGGPPGDLYVYLEVEEIPEIQRDGINLYSAISVSYIDAILGSVIKVKTVDGVTELQIPPGTQPEDVVVLAKKGAPKLNKPSIRGDHLFTIKVTVPSRISARERELLEELAFLNGTGSRRAGRPKPEPLTRSSESQMGTETEKTEESGALNDFWQKLKDFSGSVANGVLKWLKDNF, from the exons ATGGCGCTGGCTCTCTCATTCTCCGCTACCCCTGGTTCTGTGAGTTTCTGCACTGAGCATCGGCAACCGTTCCACCATGGTTCTTCTTTCCTGGACAGTAACAAGAGTCTCAAGAACGGCCATCTATCCCTTTCTCTGTCCTCTCGACAATTCAATAAGAAGAAGCTCTCGAGTAAGCACTTGTCTACTGTAATTACTGCCGCTGCAGACTATTACTCCACTCTAGGGGTTCCTAAGTCTGCAAGCGTCAAAGAAATCAAGTCTGCTTACAGAAAGTTGGCACGCCAG TACCATCCTGATGTCAACAAGCAACCTGGAGCAACTGAAAAATTCAAGGAGATTAGCACTGCGTATGAG GTGCTATCAGATGACAAAAAGAGGGCTATGTATGATCAATATGGTGAAGCTGGAATTAAGAATTCTGTAGGGGGATCGGCTGGAGCTTATGCG ACTAATCCTTTTGACCTATTCGAGACTTTCTTTGGAGCAAGTATGGGGAACTTTCCTGGTATGGACCAGACTGGATTTAGAACGCGTGGTCGCTCTACTGTTATTAAAGGTGAAGATATACG TTATGACAtgactttggatttttctgaGGCAATCTTTGGAACTGAAAAAGAGTTCGAGCTTTCTCATCTGGAAGTATGTGGAGTTTGTGCTGGTACTGGAGCAAAGGTAGGGTCCAAGATGAGAATATGTTCAACATGTGGTGGCCGAGGTCAAGTTATCCGGACTGAACAAACACCTTTTGGTTTATTTTCCCAG GTCTCTGTCTGTTCAAATTGTGGTGGAAATGGTGAAGTAGTTTCTGAATATTGTCGGAAATGTGCTGGTGAAGGACGTGTTCGTATTAAGAAAGATATCAAAGTTAAAGTCCCTCCTGGAGTCAGCAAAGGCAGCATCCTCCGAGTTTCTGGGGAAGGCGATGCCGGACCTAAAGG GGGGCCGCCAGGAGATCTTTATGTATATCTGGAGGTTGAGGAGATCCCGGAGATCCAAAGAGATGGCATCAATCTCTATTCAGCAATTTCTGTTAGCTATATAGATGCCATCTTGGGAAGTGTTATTAAG GTGAAGACGGTTGATGGGGTTACTGAACTACAGATTCCCCCTGGTACTCAACCTGAGGATGTGGTTGtgttagccaaaaaaggtgcTCCAAAGCTAAACAAGCCATCAATACGTGGTGACCATTTATTCACTATTAAAGTCACTGTACCTAGTCGTATCAG TGCAAGGGAGCGTGAATTGCTTGAAGAGCTTGCTTTTCTAAATGGCACGGGTAGCCGTCGAGCAGGTCGCCCTAAACCTGAGCCGCTGA CTAGAAGCTCTGAAAGTCAGATGGGTACAGAAACAGAGAAAACTGAAGAATCTGGAGCTCTGAATGACTTCTGGCAAAAACTAAAAGATTTTTCTGG GTCTGTTGCGAACGGAGTTCTGAAATGGCTGAAAGATAACTTCTAA
- the LOC122076537 gene encoding calmodulin-like protein 3 produces MFQLLSFVLLGVVFLFSLINPLFSLPPEKFLAWIRSLLFSMSQPTMSTTDISNSISEAKEEKDKKKKSSAHDKVELERVFGTFDKNGDGFITKQELGESLKNMGLFTTEEEVANMIAELDSNGDGLIDLDEFCKLYDSMEKNRGKEEGEEGIDDGERDLREAFDVFDGNGDGLITVEELGLALSSMGLKQGIGIQDCREMIKMVDMDGDGMVNFDEFKMMMMKKKPSTEPGTQAASS; encoded by the coding sequence ATGTTTCAGCTTCTGAGTTTTGTGTTATTAGGAGTTGTCTTCCTCTTTAGTTTGATTAATCCTCTGTTTTCTCTTCCTCCTGAGAAGTTTCTTGCTTGGATTAGATCTTTACTTTTCTCTATGTCACAACCCACTATGTCTACTACAGATATTTCAAATTCCATCAGTGAAgcgaaagaagagaaggataagaagaagaagagctcagcCCACGATAAAGTGGAGCTGGAGAGGGTGTTTGGCACCTTCGACAAGAATGGAGATGGGTTCATAACGAAGCAAGAATTAGGGGAGTCGTTGAAGAATATGGGACTTTTTACTACAGAGGAAGAAGTGGCAAATATGATTGCAGAGTTGGATTCTAATGGTGATGGGCTCATCGATCTGGATGAGTTCTGTAAATTGTATGATTCGATGGAGAAGAATCGAGGAAAGGAGGAGGGTGAGGAAGGAATTGATGATGGGGAGAGAGATTTGAGAGAAGCGTTTGATGTGTTTGATGGGAATGGAGATGGGTTGATAACAGTGGAGGAATTGGGATTGGCTCTGTCATCGATGGGGCTGAAGCAAGGGATTGGGATTCAAGATTGTAGAGAGATGATTAAGATGGTTGACATGGATGGGGATGGCATGGTTAATTTTGATGAGttcaagatgatgatgatgaagaagaagcccAGTACTGAACCTGGAACTCAAGCTGCTTCCTCTTAA
- the LOC122076056 gene encoding uncharacterized protein LOC122076056, producing the protein MAAAWDLMVVGSSLWYLSSSSCSPRREINAVRMDPTRIVICSGRRSLRTRKSSSSPPSSNPQPEEDDDTTKNNTKAFTSPEDLNYLWKLGAGSVGGAAVIKYGSILFPEITRPNILQALIIISLPVIVAVLLLARQSRIEEQRKEPF; encoded by the exons ATGGCAGCAGCTTGGGATCTGATGGTGGTGGGTTCGTCATTGTGGTACTTATCTTCCTCCTCTTGTTCTCCTCGAAGGGAGATTAATGCTGTGAGGATGGACCCGACCAGGATTGTCATTTGTAGTGGTAGAAGAAGTTTGAGAACGAGGAAgagctcttcttctcctccttcttccaaCCCTCAACCAGAAGAAGACGATGACACCACCAAAAATAACACCAAAGCCTTCACTTCTCCG GAGGACTTGAATTATTTGTGGAAATTGGGAGCTGGTTCTGTTGGGGGTGCTGCTGTGATAAAGTATGGAAGCATTCTTTTTCCTGAGATAACAAGACCAAACATTCTACAGGCTTTGATCATCATCTCATTACCAGTGATTGTAGCTGTATTGCTTTTGGCAAGGCAAAGTCGCATTGAGGAACAAAGAAAGGAACCTTTCTAA